The genomic DNA CTGGAAGCTGATGTCGCTGTTTCGCGAGTCGCAGATCGGCTTCGTCACGCCGTTGCACGACGGCATGAACCTCGTCGCGAAGGAGTACGTCGCCGCGCAGAATCCCGACGATCCCGGCGTGCTCGTGCTGTCGATTTTCGCGGGCGCGGCCGCCGAGCTCTCAGGCGCGCTGCTCGTCAATCCGCACGACGCGATCGGCATGTGCGAGGCCCTGCAACGCGCGCTGCAGATGCCGCTCGATGCGCGCCAGCGGCGCCACGAGATCGACATGGCCACGCTGCGCAAGAACGATCTCGGCGTGTGGCGTGATACTTTCCTCCACGATTTGCGCAGCGTGCCCGAGCGCACCTCGGGCGAGGGCGGCGGCCACAAGTGATGGCGCCGCCGTCTGTCACCGGACGTAAGCCGCATGTAACAGTACCGAGCAATTGCAAGACCTGCGGCTTTTGCGCAGATACCAGGCAATACTGCCCCTAGCGACGATGCACCCGACGCTCAAGCGCGACGTGCATTGATCCAACGTCATGGCGCTGTCATACTCGGCATCGCCGACGGCGCTGCGGTTCGCGCGCCAGCCGTCGGCTTACGGAGACACAATATGAAGATTGCGCAGATCGCCCCGCTGACCGAATCGGTGCCGCCGAAGCTTTACGGCGGCACTGAGCGCGTCGTGTCGTACATCACTGAAGCGCTGGTCGAGCAGGGCCATGACGTGACGCTATTCGCGAGCGGCGACTCGGTCACGAGCGCGAAGCTCGAAGCGGTGTGGCCGCGCGCGCTGCGCCTCGATCCGGGCATTCGCGACCGCATCGCGCCGCATATGCTGCTGATGGAACTCGTGCGCCGCCAGGCCGAAGATTTCGACGTGCTGCATTTTCACCTCGACTACTACTCGTTCTCGGTGTTCAAGCGGCAGGACACGCCGTTCGTCACGACGATGCACGGCCGGCTCGACCTGCCCGAGCAGCAACCGGTATTCGACACGTTCAACACCGCGCCCGTGATTTCGATTTCAAATGCGCAGCGTCACCCGCTGCCGCAGGCGCGCTGGCTCACCACCGTCTATCACGGCTTGCCGGAGCAGCTCTATACGCCGCGACCGGTCGAGCAGAAGTACCTCGCGTTTCTCGGCCGGATTTCGCCGGAAAAACGCGTCGATACGGCGATCCGCATCGCGGGCCGCTGCGGCTTGCCGATCCGCATCGCCGCCAAGGTCGATGCGGCCGACCGCGAATACTTCGAGCGCGATATCCGGCCGTTGCTCGACCTGCCGTACGTCGAGTACATCGGCGAGATTGCCGATCATCAGAAAGCCGAGTTTCTGTCGGGCGCGCATGCGCTGCTGTTTCCGATCGACTGGCCGGAGCCGTTCGGTCTCGTGATGATCGAGGCGATGGCATGCGGCACGCCGGTGATCGCGTTCAATCGCGGCTCGGTGCCCGAAGTGATCGAAGAGGGCTTGACCGGGTTTATCGTCGAGGACGAGATCGGCGCGGTGGCGGCCGTCAACCGCCTGCACCTGGTGCCGCGCGCGGGCGTGCGGCGGCGCTTCGAGGAGCGCTTCACATCGCACCGGATGGCGCGGGAATATGTGGAGGTGTATCAGTCGGTGATTCGCGCGCAGAAGCGCTCGAGGTTCAAGGTGATCGATTCGTCGGGCGGCTGACGCCTGATCGTTGCAGAGTGGCGAAGAAGGACGGCGGTGCGCGATGCGCACCGCCGTTTTTTTATTGGAGCCTGAGCTACGGAGCCACGCCTGCGCGCATCGGGATGCACGCGAGCAGCGTGCTCAGATCTTCAGCCGCGTGACCTTGGTGCCTTGCAGCGACAGGTCGGCCATCAAGCCCGTGTTGGTCAGCACGAACACCTGCACCGGCGCGGTGGCCGTGGTCGTGTCGATCGCACCGTTCGCGCCGACCTTCACGAGCGCGACGGACGCATCGGCGCCGACCGCCCAGCCGTCCGCGTTGCGGAATTTGTCGAGCGAATCCTGCGTCATGAACAGGAAGATGATCGCCTTCGACTGCGCACCCGCCTGCAGGCCGAGCGAACCCGTCGCGGTGCTGTAGTAACCGACTGTCGTGCCGCCCACGCGCAATGCACCCTCGCCGTACTGTCCGCCGACGATGAAGCCCGCCTGCAGCACCGACGGGAACACCAGCACGCCGCGCGCCTTCGACACCAGCTCGCGCGAGCCCGGCACGGTCGTGAACAGCTTGGACAACGTGCCGTCGACGCTCGCGTCGATCGACTGTCGTTTCGAGGCGTCGATGTGGGGATTGTCCGGCGTGCTGCCCGTCGTCGTGCACCCGGCGAGTGCAAGGCCTCCGAAAGCAAGCGCAGCGGTCGTCTTCAAGATGAAGTGTCGTCTTTGCATCGTTGTTCTCCGTCATGGATCCGGGGCGCAACCGTCGTGGTGTCGCCCGGTTGCCTTTGAGTTATAACACAGGCCGGTTCATAAGGAGCGCCGTGCAATCACGCGAAAAGCCTTATGGAACAAGGCTTTGAGGCTGATTTTCGCGTCGCGCGGCGGGCCATCGACATGAAAATGAAAGTGTTGTTTCGATGCAGCGATTTGCAAAAGAGTGCATGCGGCACGGCCGCCTCTCACCCGTGATTCGCCGGACTTTTAACCGCGGGCGGGCGCCGCAGCGCGCGGCGCACCATGCCGATGATCGCGCCGATCGCGAACAGGATCGCCGCCGGCACGACCCAATAGCCGACGAACGCGTGCCACAGATAAGCGAACAGCGTCGAGCGGCGCACGCTGTATTCATTGATCGCGTCCTGCTGGCGCGGCGCGTTGGCGGCCAGCACATCGGCCGGGCAGCCGGCGGCTTTCGCCTCGTCGGGCTTGCCGTGGCAATGCGCGGGCGCGCCGGCCGCGCGCTGCGTGGTGGTGAAATTCCAGGTGGTCAGCGCGCGGTCGAGATCGACGGCGTTGTACGACATTTCCTCGCGGATCTCGTTGACCGCGACGATCGCCACGGGCACGGCCCAGAAGACGATGACAAGCAACCACCGCCTTAACCAGCGGTTTTTATGCTTCGATACCATCCTTGCCTCCAATCGATGCTCAGTAGCATCAACGACAAGATGGCGGCCCGCGTAGTTGATTAATTCTATATATGAGGGTGGGCCGTCTCCGCAGCCATCATAGAAGAAAACGGTGCGTTCCGGCGGGTGGACTGCGAAGGAGGGGGGCTCGATCGATGCGCATTGCGGGTGAAACGATGCGCCGGCGCCGCGTTGATCAGAGGGCGCCGGCGAGGGGGATGGCGAGGCCCGCGCTCAGTTGGCCGGCGCCGACGACAGACAGGTCTTCATGAATGCCTTGCGCTCGTCGCCCTTCTTGTCGCCCGCCTGCTTGTTGCACATCTTCATCTTGTCCTGCTGGCTCATCGGCGCTGCGGCGGCCGGTTTCGCGGACAGACAGGTCTGCATGAACGCCTTGCGCTCGTCGCCTTTCTTGTCGCCGGCCTGCTTGTTGCAGTCGGCCATTTTGGTCTGCTGACTGTTCTCCGCGAAGGCCGGCGATACGAGTACCGCGCCCAACACCAGCGTAGCGATAGCGGATTGAATCTTCATGGGACACTCCATCGGTAGTGATGAAAACGTTGTCTGGTCGCTCATGCGCGCGGGTGACGACGGCATTCAGTGACCCCTCTGCGCATCCATTATGGCAAACGCCGTCTGCGAGAACGGGCGAAAATGCATTCTGGTTGACAGCGGTCTGCGCTCGTTTTCCCCGAACCGGGCGGCGGCCCCGCCGACGCGGCGTTTGAAACAGTCGAATGAACGGGCGCGCGAATTTTCTTATGCAATGCAGATTAATTGGCTCGGCTATTTCAAACGTAACGAAACGAAATTCCAGTTTACGCTATTTGGATATGTGACTTAAATGAATTGATAATTCTTGCATTGCTGCGAATGCAAGTGAATAAAAAATAGTCAGTAAATTCGGTGGATTCCGTTATGCGAATGCGCGATCAGACGGATGCCGCTGCGGGTCAATCTTCATCCTCGCGAGGAGAGTTGGCATGCATTACCTGTTGATGTACGAGCTGGTACCCGACTATCTGGAGCGACGCGGCGAGTACCGCGACGCACATCTGAAGCTTGCATGGGCCGCCGCCGGGCGCGGCGAACTCCTGCTGGCCGGCGCGCTCGCGGAGCCAACGGACGGTGCGGTGCTGCTCTTTTGCGGTGCGTCGCCGGCGGTCGCGGAAGCCTTTGCCAGGGCGGATCCGTACGTGCTCTCCGGACTCGTCACGCGTTGGCGCGTGCGCGAATGGATCACGGTGGTCGGCGAGCACGCATCGAAACCGGTGCGCGTATAACATCGCTCGAAGCGACTTCGTCGTACCTGTAACGCCTCGAACTTGGCGCATGCGCGGCGCTCGCATGCGCGCCGGCCGTTGCTTCCATGCGACCGCACATGCGCATCGCCGTCTTTGCGCCGACGCTCGATATCGATGATCGGCCAACTATCAAAACGCATTGAAATGCATGCTGATTCGGAAATCGCATTTCGAAACGCTATTCCGTCAGGTTACGCGGTGTTGTGCTTTGCAATAGACCGATCCGACGCCGGATAAGCGGCAGCTTCTGTTACAGCAATACGTGAATCGACGCAGCGAAACGGACAAGATTGTTTCATTCCGTAACAGATGTCTAAAGTGTATTCATGCAAAGGTTGGGATGGTATGCTTCGTGCACAAATTTTCCCATGCACGAGTGAGACCTCGTTTTGTGCTTCGCAATAGGGATGAGCCGCACCACGTGTGGGCGGACTGTTCCGACAAGGCGAACGGACAAAACAAATTTGTGCAACCGAGGGCCGCACGCGGATCGTGAGAATCCGTGGCAGGCTCAACGCCGCTGCCAGGCCAGGCCGCGTGGAGAAAATCCAATGTTTTTCGATGAACTGAACAACGACGAATGGGCGTTGCTCGCGCCGCTTGTCTCCGACGAACCGGCCGTCCGTCTGAACCGGCGTGGCCGGCCGCGCGCCGAACCGCGCATCGTGACGAATGCCGTGCTGTGGATTCTGACCACCGGCGAGCCGTGGTCGAAGCTGCCGGGCCGCTATCCGTCCGGTCCAACGTGCCGCCGCCGCTTTGAAGAATGGCAATTGAACGGCACGCTGCTCGAGATGGTCCGCCTGTTGTCGCAGCGCGGCCGCACGTTCGCGTACATTCCCCAACCGGCGCCGCCCGTTACGGCCAGACCCGTGGCACCGGTTGCGCAAACCCCGAGCCCGCGCGACGACAACGGTCTGCGCGGCGTGTCATGGAAGAGTCCCGAGTCGTGGCAGGCGCCGGGCGTCGCCAGCGCGCTGAGCCAATGGCGCACGGCCGATCCGATCGCCGACATCACGCGCCAGTTGTCCGGGCTTCAGCAGGCGGGGTCCGCCCATGCGGGGACCGCCCATGCGGGGTCCGCCCAGACGGCACCCGCGCAGGCGGCGTCCGCGGCGGGGGCGGTGACGCACGCCGCAGCGGCCGCGGAGCAGGTGGATACGATGAGCGTGACGAATGTCACGCTGCCCGCGCCTGATGCACAGGCCGCAGCCGACGAACCGCGCCCGTCGCTATCGATGAGCCTCGCGCCGCGCGGCATGGAAGTCGCCGATTCGCGCGGTTATGTGATCTACGTGTTGGTCGAGGAAGTGCCGGGCGCGATGTATCGCGCGTCGGCGGAGATCATCAGGGACGGCAAGCGCGTCGAGCGCTCCGGCCTCGTCGGTCCGCGCTTCGCGGATGCTCAGCACGCGCAGCAGTTCGCGCTTGACTGGGGGCGTCAGTGGATCGATCGCGAGAGCGCAACCGATGCGGCGGCCGCGACGCAGACCCATGCAAGCGCCGAACCCATGTCGGCCAACCCTGCGCAGCGATCGGCGGGCCGTCCGTTGCCTGGCTTGCATCATGTGTCGGAACCCACGTCGATCAATAGCATGGCGAATCACGGGGGAAATCACGGCGCGCCGTTGCACGCGCCGCTGAATCCGTCATTGCATGCACTGCGCGCACCGGTGCGCCGCTATCCGTCCGACTCCGCGAGCACGGGGGGCGCAGGCACACCCGCGGTGACGACCGAAAGCAGCGCCACGGAGCGCTTTTCGCCCGCCTACAAGGAGCTCATCTCGTACGTGGGATGAGCGCCCGGCAGTTCCCGCGGCCGCTTCACGCGGCCCCAGGTTGCGATCGATCGTGCGTCACTGCCGTCCGTACGTATCGTCGAAGCGCACGATATCGTCTTCGCCGAGGTACGAGCCCGACTGCACCTCGATCATTTCGAGCGGCATCTTGCCCGGGTTTTCGAGGCGGTGCGTGACGCCGAGCGGAATATAGGCCGATTCGTTTTCGGAGACGAGAAGGCGTTCGTCGCCGCGCGTGACGAGCGCGGTGCCGCGCACGACGATCCAGTGCTCCGCGCGGTGATGATGCATCTGCAGCGAGAGCCGGGCGCCCGGTTTCACGACGATGCGCTTGACCTGAAAGCGCTCGCCGGTATCGACGGAATCGTAGTTGCCCCACGGGCGATGCACCTTGCGATGGTTGGCCGCTTCGAGCCCGCCGTCTTCGCGAATCCGGTTGACGATCTTTTTGACGTCCTGCACGCGCGACCTGTCGGCGACGAGAATCGCATCGGCGGTCTCGACGACGACGAGATCCTGCGTACCGACGCAGGCGATCAGGCGTCCATCGGAATGCGCAAAGGTCGAGTTCGCGCCTTCGAACATCACGCGTCCGCGGCTCACGTTGCGATCAGCGTCCTTCTCGGAGATGTCCCAGATCGCGTCCCACGAGCCGACGTCGGACCAGCCGGCCTCTAGCGGCACGACCACGCCGGGCGCGATGCTCTGATCGCTGCCGAGCTGCTCCATCACCGCGTAGTCGATCGAATTCGACGGCGAGGCGCTGAACGCATCACGTTGCAGCCGGAAGAAGTCGCCGTCCGACTTGCCGCCTGTGAAGGCCGCCTCGCACGCTTCGTAAATGGCCGGCTGGAAATGGCGGATCGCTTTGAGCCACGTCGAGGCGCGCATGATGAAGATACCGCTGTTCCACCAGTACTCGCGCGATTCGACATAGCGTTGCGCGAGTTCCAGATGCGGCTTTTCGACGAAGCGGTCGAGCCGGTGAGCGACGAGGCGAGCCGTTGATTCGGCATCCGTAACACCCGGTGTGTCGGCAAGGCCGAGCGGCGCGCCGATGCGGATATAGCCGTAGCCGGTTTCCGGACGCGTCGGCACGATACCCATCGTGACGATATGGCCGGCCTCCGCATGCTGCACGCCGGCGGCGACCGCCGCGTGAAAACCTTCAGTGTCGGCGACCGCGTGATCGGCGGGCATCACGACCATAATGCCGTCCTGGTCTTCCGCGGCGACGGACAAGGCAGCCACCGTCAACGCGGGTCCGGTGTCACGGCCCACGGGTTCGAGTATCAGCCGGCTTGGCTTGCCACTTGTGCGCAACTGTTCGGCCGTCGTGAAGCGTTGTTCTTCATTGGCCACGACCACGAGCTGGCCGGCGAGCGGGTAACCGGCTTCGAGCAGGTCGAGACGGCGGGTCGTCGCTTGCAGCAGCGACTCTTCGCCGAGCAGGCCGATCAGCTGCTTCGGATGCTGCTCGCGCGACATCGGCCACAGACGGGTGCCTGAGCCGCCCGCGAGAATCACGGGATGAACCTTGAGTTTGACGCTGGTCGCGGTTGAGGACATGGGCGATTGCGCGGGGGTGGGCCGGGTGCCGTTGGGCGTGACCGGAGCCGTAGCTGACATGGTGATCTCCTCGGGACTGGATGAGTGCGTCGAGTTTTATCACGAAGTTCAGAATCAATAAAAGCGCGTTAAATACAATCCGAATAAAAAGCGCATCGAATTTATTCGAAAGGCACGAAAAAATGACCGGCCAACTTATTCAAAAATAAAAATTACTTCAAAAAAATAGGCAGGCATTTTTTTCCGCTTAATGATCGGCAAGAATGGCAGCACGCAAGCCGCGCATGTCTCGCAGACGAAGCTTGCATGAAAGCGGAAGCTGCGTTGAAGAAGGGCTCAAATTGAGCATCCGGAAGGCTCTGTTGATCGAGGTCGCGGCAACAATTACCGGACAAAATGCCGAAAAAATAGCGAAATTTTGACCGATACAATTTGAGATATTTTGCGGCCTTGTCGCGTGAATTTTAATCCCGCTTTATTGAGGCATGTACAAGGGTATTCACTCATTCGGAATCAGATTTTTCCGGTCTGGGCATTCGGTCTCATTCAGGCAACAGGCAGATGGGAAATAAAAAGCGCAATGACGGAACACCGGTGCAGCACCCATTTCAACCAACCGACGGATCGCACTTGACTGGCGAACAGAGAGGCTGCGCATGCTGAGCGTTCTAGCGAGAATCATCGATATCGCCATGGTCGCGCTCGGCGCGCTGCTGGCCGCGGCTGTGCATAGCGGCAGAGTGGTCTGGCTCGACGAGATGCAAAGCATGTCGCTCGCGTTCGGCTGCCTGCTCGTGGTGGTGTTCTTCCCTGCGCTCGGCATCTATCAGTCGTGGCGCGGCAAGCCGCTCTACGATCTGCTCTCGCGTGTGACGGGCGGCTGGCTGATGGTCGAAGTGATCGGCGTGCTGATCAGCTTCAGCGTGCATCGCTCGGACAGCCTGTCGCGGCTTTGGCTCGTGTACTGGGCGCTCGCGTCGATCGCGCTGCTGGTCGTCACGAAGGTGGTCGTCTATTCGATCCTGCGCGGGCTGCGCCGCGAGGGCTTCAATCAGCGCGCGGTCGCGATCGTTGGCGGCGCGCCGTACGGACGCTTCCTGATCGAGCAGATGCGCGGCCGTCCCGAAGCGGGTTTCACGCCCGTGGTCGTGTTCGACGAGGACAGCACGATCAACCACGACGAAAACGCGCCGCCCGCGATCGCGGGCGTGCCGGTCGAGCGCGACTATCAGCGCATGATCCAGCTCGTGCGGCAGCGCGCGATCCGCGAGTTGTGGCTTGCGCTGCCGATCTCGAAGGAGAAGGCGATCCATCGCTACGTGATGGATCTGCGCAACGACTTCGTGAACATCCGCTTCATCCCGGACGTCGGCAGCCTGACGCTGTTCAATCAGCCGATGGTCGAGTTGCTCGGCGTGCCTGCGATCAATCTGGCCGCCTCGCCGATCACCGATCTGCGGGTGCTGCCCAAGCGCGTTTTCGACAGTGTGTTCGCGCTGGGCGCGCTGACCGCGCTCGCGCCGCTGATGCTCGTGATCGCGCTGATGGTGAAGCTCAGTTCGCCGGGACCGATATTTTTTCGCCAGCGACGCAAGGGCATCGACGGCCACGAGTTCGAAATCTTCAAGTTCCGCTCGATGAAGGTCCACACCGAAGCGGCCGGCAAGATCACCCAGGCGACGCGGCGCGATCCGCGCATCACCGCGGTCGGCGCGTTTCTGCGCCGCACGAGCCTCGACGAGCTGCCGCAGTTCATCAACGTGCTGCGCGGCGAGATGTCGGTGGTAGGTCCCCGTCCGCATGCGCTCGAACACGACGACATCTACAAGGATCTGGTGAAGGGCTACATGCACCGCTACCGGATCAAGCCGGGCATCACCGGCTGGGCACAGATCAACGGTTATCGCGGCGAAACCGATCGCATCGAAAAGATGATGGGCCGCGTGAAGCTCGATCTGTACTACATGCAGCACTGGACCTTCTGGCTCGACATCAAGATCGTCGTGCTGACGATGTGGAAGGGCTTCGCGGGCAGCAATGCCTATTGAACGTGGCGCGCCGGGCCGCGCTGATGCCACGCATCGCGCGAGCGCATTCCTGAATCAACTTCATTTATCGAGGTGCAATCCATGAACCTGACGATCATCGGTAGCGGCTATGTCGGCCTCGTGACCGGCGCGTGTCTGGCCGACATCGGCCATGACGTGTTCTGTCTCGACGTCGACGAGCGCAAGATCGACGTGCTCAACAACGGCGGCGTGCCGATCCACGAACCGGGTCTGCAGGAGATCATCGCGCGCAATCGCCGCGCAAAGCGCCTGACGTTTTCCACCGACGTCGAGGCCGCGGTTGCGCACGGCGACATCCAGTTCATCGCGGTCGGCACGCCGTCCGACGAGGACGGCTCCGCCGATCTGCAATACGTGCTCGCGGCCGCGCGCAACATCGGCCGCCACATGAACGGCTTCAAGGTGATCGTCGACAAATCGACGGTGCCGGTCGGCACCGCCTCGCGCGTGCGCGAAGTGGTCGCCGCCGAGCTGGCCGAGCGCGGGGCGGAGCATATGTTCTCGGTCGTGTCGAATCCGGAGTTCCTGAAGGAGGGCGCGGCTGTCGAGGACTTCACGCGGCCCGATCGCATCGTGCTCGGCTGCGACGAAGACGTGCCCGGCGAAAAGGCACGCGAGCTGATGAAGCGCCTGTATGCGCCGTTCAACCGCAATCGCGAGCGCACGCTGTATATGGACGTGCGTTCCGCCGAATTCACCAAGTACGCGGCCAACGCGATGCTCGCGACGCGCATCTCGTACATGAACGAACTCGCGAATCTGGCCGATCGTGTCGGCGCCGACATCGAGGCGGTGCGCCGTGGCATCGGCTCCGATCCGCGCATCGGCTATGACTTCCTCTACGCGGGTTGCGGCTATGGCGGCTCGTGCTTTCCGAAAGACGTGCAGGCGCTGATCCGCACCGCGGCCGATCAGGGTGCGAACCTGCGCATTCTCGAAGCGGTGGAAGCGGTCAACGACGCGCAGAAGCAGATCCTCGCGCAGAAGATCGTCGCGCGTCTCGGCGAGGATCTGTCGGGCCGCACATTCGGCGTGTGGGGCCTCGCGTTCAAGCCGAACACCGACGACATGCGCGCGGCGCCGAGCCGCGAGCTGATCGCGGGGCTGCTGCGCCGTGGCGCGCGCGTGAAGGCCTACGACCCGGTCTCGATCGACGAAGCGAAGCGCGTGTTCGCGCTCGATCTGAAGGACGTGCCGCAGCAGCATGCGCGCCTTTCGTTCGTCAACGACGAAATGGAAGCGGTAAGCGGCGTCGATTCGCTCGTGATCCTCACCGAATGGAAAGTTTTCAAGAGCCCGGACTTCGATGCGCTCAAGCGCATGCTGAAGACGCCGTTGATCTTCGACGGCCGCAATCTGTACGAGCCGGACGTGCTGCTCGAACTCGGCATCGAGTATCACGCGATCGGCCGGCGGCACGCGCTGCGCAATGCACCGGCTCGGGTCGGTGCGCACGGTTTGCTGCCGGCGGCGGAAATGGCCGGCCGCTGAGGCCGCCGCGATTGCCGCAGAACCGACCGCCCGAACGATGCAAGCCGAGCACCGCGCCACGAAGGAGCCTGCCATGTTCGACAACGTTCTGATCGTGTGCCACGCCAACGTGTGCCGCTCGCCCGCCGCCGAGATGCTGTTCAAGGCGAGCCAGGCGCGCGCGCCGCGTGGACGCGCCGCGCCGATCGCGTTTCATTCGGCGGGCATTCGCGCGGTGAACGGCAACGGCATGGACCCGGTGATGCGGCGCCTGCTCGCGGAGCGCGGCGTCGCCGCCGGCACCCACCACGCGCGCCGTCTCGACCGCTCGCTCGTGCGCGGGGCCGATCTCGTGCTGGTAAGCGAGCGAGCGCAGGTGGGCGAGGTCGAAGCACTCGATCCGGCCGCGCGCGGCAAGGTTTATCCGCTCGGCAAGTGGGAAGCCGATTCGGACGTCGCCGATCCGCACGGCGGCGCGGAAGACGATTACAGGGAGAGTCTCGTGCTCATCGAACATCTGGTCATGGGATGGCTGAAGAAAATATGCTGAAGAAAACCCTCGTTGCACACTCATCCGCGAGCTTGCGCGCGAAGCTCGCCGCCTCGCTTCTGCTGACGTCTTTTCTGTCGGCCTGCGCGACCGCACCGGGCAATTATCTCGACACGTCGCGGCTCAAAGACAACGATCAGGCGCCGAGCGAAACCTATCCGGTTCATCTGATCGACGGCAACCTGATCATGGCGCAGGCGAAGGCCGCCGCCGAACAACCGCAGCCGCTGCCGCCGTCGGCGCTGCCCGACCGGTCGCAGTACGTGTACCACCTCGCGCCGCAGGACATTCTCGGCATCACCGTGTGGGATCACCCCGAGCTGACCACACCGCAGGGCAGTACGTTGTCCTCGGGCGGCAACACCACGCAGACGATCGCAGGCGCATTGCAGCAGCCGTACACGGCTGCCTTGCCGGGCCAGGCCGATCCGTACGGCCAGACCATCGCCGCCGACGGCACGATCTTTTTCCCGTTCGTCGGCCGCATCAAGGCCGCGGGCAAGACAACGACCGAGTTGCGCGATCAACTCGCCGCAGGTCTTGTGCGCTACATCCGCAATCCGCAGGTCGACGTGCGCGTGCTCTCGTATCGCAGCCAGAAGGTGCAGGTCACGGGCGAAGTGAAGCAGCCGGGACCGCTCGCGGTCAGCGACGTGCCGCTCACGCTGGTCGACGCGATCACGCGCTCGGGCGGCACCAACGCGGACGCCGACATCCAGCGCGTGCGCCTCACGCGCAACCACAAGCTCTATGTACTCGACGCCGATCGCATGCTCGATCAGGGCGACACCAGGCAGGACGTGATGCTGCAGAACGGCGACGTGGTCAACGTGCCGGACCGCACCGACAGCCGCATCTTCGTGATGGGTGAAGTGAAGACGCCGATCCAGGTGCCGATCATCCGTGGCCGCATGACGATCGCCGACGCGCTCACGCAGGGTGGCGGGATTCTGAACACCGACGCCAATCCACGGCAGATCTACGTGATGCGCGGCATGCGCGAGCATCCGACCACACCCGAGGTGTTCCGCCTCGACATGACGCAGCCGGACTCGATCATGCTGTCCTCGCAGTTCCAGTTGCAGCCGCTTGACGTCGTGTATGTGGGCACCGCCGCGTCGACCACGTTCAACCGCGTGTTGAATCAGATACTGCCTAGCGTGCAGACGCTGTTCTATCTGAAGCAGCTCACGCGCTGAGCGTCCGGGCTGAAAGCGCGTTCCGCGCCGCTGGCATGCGGGCGGCGCGGGATGTGCAACGAAAGCAGAAGTACCGCTGACGCGAAAGCCGAAGCCAACGACACGGGATCGAACTGTGAGCAATCAACTCTCTCCACACATGGCTGGTCCGATCAAGACCGAAGAAGAAGACGTCGTCCTCGGACAACTGGTGCAGGTGATTCTCGACGACATCTGGTGGCTGCTCGCCATCGCCGCGATCATCATCACGATGGCGGTCGCGTACTGCT from Paraburkholderia sp. HP33-1 includes the following:
- a CDS encoding UDP-glucose dehydrogenase family protein; the protein is MNLTIIGSGYVGLVTGACLADIGHDVFCLDVDERKIDVLNNGGVPIHEPGLQEIIARNRRAKRLTFSTDVEAAVAHGDIQFIAVGTPSDEDGSADLQYVLAAARNIGRHMNGFKVIVDKSTVPVGTASRVREVVAAELAERGAEHMFSVVSNPEFLKEGAAVEDFTRPDRIVLGCDEDVPGEKARELMKRLYAPFNRNRERTLYMDVRSAEFTKYAANAMLATRISYMNELANLADRVGADIEAVRRGIGSDPRIGYDFLYAGCGYGGSCFPKDVQALIRTAADQGANLRILEAVEAVNDAQKQILAQKIVARLGEDLSGRTFGVWGLAFKPNTDDMRAAPSRELIAGLLRRGARVKAYDPVSIDEAKRVFALDLKDVPQQHARLSFVNDEMEAVSGVDSLVILTEWKVFKSPDFDALKRMLKTPLIFDGRNLYEPDVLLELGIEYHAIGRRHALRNAPARVGAHGLLPAAEMAGR
- a CDS encoding arsenate reductase/protein-tyrosine-phosphatase family protein codes for the protein MFDNVLIVCHANVCRSPAAEMLFKASQARAPRGRAAPIAFHSAGIRAVNGNGMDPVMRRLLAERGVAAGTHHARRLDRSLVRGADLVLVSERAQVGEVEALDPAARGKVYPLGKWEADSDVADPHGGAEDDYRESLVLIEHLVMGWLKKIC
- a CDS encoding polysaccharide biosynthesis/export family protein; its protein translation is MLKKTLVAHSSASLRAKLAASLLLTSFLSACATAPGNYLDTSRLKDNDQAPSETYPVHLIDGNLIMAQAKAAAEQPQPLPPSALPDRSQYVYHLAPQDILGITVWDHPELTTPQGSTLSSGGNTTQTIAGALQQPYTAALPGQADPYGQTIAADGTIFFPFVGRIKAAGKTTTELRDQLAAGLVRYIRNPQVDVRVLSYRSQKVQVTGEVKQPGPLAVSDVPLTLVDAITRSGGTNADADIQRVRLTRNHKLYVLDADRMLDQGDTRQDVMLQNGDVVNVPDRTDSRIFVMGEVKTPIQVPIIRGRMTIADALTQGGGILNTDANPRQIYVMRGMREHPTTPEVFRLDMTQPDSIMLSSQFQLQPLDVVYVGTAASTTFNRVLNQILPSVQTLFYLKQLTR